A stretch of DNA from Nitrospira sp. KM1:
ATCGGAGAGGTCACGATGTCCTTCTTCATCGGGCCAAGCGCGCCGAGGAGTTCGTTCTTCTCCCGTTCGCCGACTTTGAACTTGTTGAGGGTCGCGACCAAGTCGCCGACGAGGGCGTCGAACTCGTCGCCGGTGATCTGCATGCCGGCGTGGGTGCTCTTCATGTCGCGTCCTGCATAGGTGCAGGGTCCTCCGGAGGCCTGGCAGACCTGATCGACCAACATGGTCTTCAGCCGAGGAATGTTGGCATTGGCGAATTTCCCATTGATGCGATTATCCGCCGCCACGCGTCCGACGAAGTCGTCCACGACGGCGGTGATCGCCGGTTTGCCGCCCAGCCGCTCGTAGAGCGATTTGTCGGTCGTCATCTTTGTGTCGGCCGTCATCTTGCGGTCTGATGACTCCATGGTGCTGCACCCGCCGAGGGACAACAACAAGCCTCCGACGACGAAACAGTATGTAAGCTGACTGCTCATAACCGTCCTCCATTATGTGGTGTGAGTTGAACCGATAAATATTTGCCCAGCATTTGCCAAAGTCTACGAGGGGAACTCGCGGGCTGGATCTATGGGGATATCGCAAATCCGAAGAGCGGATTTATTTATATGTTCATGAATCCGCAGCGTGGATTCTCTCGTATACGTATCCCCGGCAAAGAAGTTCTCAAATGACAGGCCAAGTAATGGGACAGGCTTCTTTTCCATGCAGGATGAAGATCGGAATCTCATTGGCCTGTGATCATTGAGCAGTATGGGTTGAGGCGTGCAGGGATGACGGCCGCTATGAATAATATGCGGGCCGATGTATTCTTCACCGCCAGTGACAATCCAGCGCAACCAAAGCAGGCAGCGCTCGCTGTTGAACATTTAATGACTCGAATGAGCGGGGGGAGGATCATGAAGAACGTTGAGATGACGGTCGATGGAACGATGCTGACGATCCGTGTGGATCTCTCGAAGGAGTTTGGGCCTTCTGCCTCGGGAAAGACTATCATCATCGCTTCGACGGAGGGCAATGTGACGATTCCGAATCGCGAGGAAAAGGTTGGCCTCAACGTGTACCGAAAGAAGAGCTGATCGCCGATCGCGTGACACGGATAAGGGAAGGTCTTGAGAAGAATGGCGCAACGGCTTGAAGGCAAAGTCGCGGTGATATCAGGTGGAGGCCGAGGACTGGGATTGGCGACGGCCAGACTCTTTGCGCGCGAGGGCGCATCGGTCGTGATCGGCCAGCGTGATCGCGAGGAAGGGGAACGGGCAGTCGCACTCATTCAACAGGACGGCGGCCGGGCTTGTTTTGTCCATCTCGACGTCACGCAGGAAGACATGTGGCGACACATCGTGAGCACGGCCTCGCAGCGTTTTGGGCGACTCGACATTCTGGTGAACAACGCGGGGGCGATTCAGATGGAAGGCGTGGAGGACTTGACCCAGGAGGTTTGGGACCGCACCATCGCGGTCAATCAGACAGGCACGTGGTTAGGGATGAAGACGGCCATACCCGCCATGCGGAAAGGGGGCGGAGGCTCCATTGTCAACGTGGCGTCAATTGCCGGGCTGATCGGCCATGGTCAAGTGTTTGCGTATCAAGCGAGCAAAGGGGCCGTGGTGATCATGACGAAGAGCGCGGCGATTCAATATGCTCGTGAAAAGATTCGGGTGAACACCGTCATCCCAGGCCCGGCTGATACCGTGATGTTCGGCAGCGTCGAGCCGGTGCTCGCGCAGCAGGTCAAGGAGCAAATCCCCTTAGGGCGTATCGGGAAGCCGGAAGAAGTCGCCTATGGCGTGCTGTATCTGGCGTCTGACGAAGCCGCCTACGTGACCGGGGCTGAGCTGGTCATCGACGGCGGCTTCACGGCGCAATAAATCGCGGGTAAAGAGTGCAGGCTGACCTCCAACAGACCCGTAGCATCCGTAGAGTCTTTCGACCACTGGTCGGAATCCTCATCGCGCTGTCATGGTCTGTTCTTGCCTCCGCCGCCTCGATTGAGGTAGCGGGCGGAAAGGATGTGACGTTCTGTGAAACGGTTGCGAAGCTGTTCGGCGAGCCGCCGGCGCCGCCGGCCGATCTGCTCAAGACCGTGGAATGGAAACCGGTTGAGTTGCACGGGCAGGGGCCGAAGACACGTCATTGCTCGAGTCTCGACCGCGCGGTCTTCGACTTCGACAATGACGGAAAGCTCGATCTGGTCGTCAAGACGACGTTCTGTATGAAGGGTGCGCCGAGTGACAGCTTCTACGTATTTCCTGCCGACAGCGAGGTCCTTGAGCAGACTTCATGGCAGGATATGACGCCGTTGATGGCAACGCCGGATAAGTTCGAACGCACCGGAGGCCGCTATCCGCTGAGTTCGCTTCCGATTGCCGCCGGGTTGGCTGAAAAGGAGCCGGCTCTCCGCGACGCGTTTATGGTTCACCCGTTCATACTGGACCAGAAGGCGTATATCGCATTGACCGACAGCCGCGGAACCTGGACAGTCATCGCGAAGTATCTCCGTGGAGAGCAGTTTGAAGATCAGTGCTATTTGAAAGGTGGAAAGAAGTAGTTTGGACCCGGGCGGGTGGCCCTTGATTTGAATACATGTGCCCGTGACGGGCCGAACCGTTTCATGGAGGATAGCTGTCATGGACGGCGAAGGTTCCACGCACTTCACTCATGAATCGAGAAGGTCAAACCGACTCGGGGACCTCCTGGCCAAAGAGAAGCTCCAGGCAGCCCGAAAGCTGACGCCGGAGCAACGGCTGCTGATGGCACTCGATCTCTCCAACGCTGCTCACTTCTTGCATCGCGCGTGTTCGAAGAAGCCCTAGCAAAAGTCATCGTTCGTCCCGATGCGGCTCGCTCCGAAGGGTCGCTGGATTCTTATGCGCTGATCGGTGGGTTCGCCGTCGCGGCTTGGGGCGTTCCGCGTGCGACTCAGGATATCGATTTAGCCGTTGGAATTTCGATTGAAGTGAAGTAGCCGAGTGTCCCTATGCGGAGTTTGTCATTTGGCAGCGACGTGCGGTAGCGTACTTGTGTTGTGGAACACGCCTTCATCTGTCCATTTTGCGGCGCCGAGATTTCGATGGTCCTGGATCTTTCGGTGCACCATCACACCTACATCGAAGACTGTGAGGTCTGCTGCAATCCTCTCGAGATCAGTTATACGGTCGAGAACGATGTGCTCGTCGATTTCGATGCCAAGACCATGGAATAAGTTGTCGCGGCAGCGAACAGATAGGCAACCTGCCGCTTTGTTCATCCAGACACGGGGCGCGCGGCATCGTGCTGCGTTCTTCGCTCACCAAACGATAGATAGCCTTCCAAACTATGTGTGGTTTGCGATAAGGTGAATGCTTCACCCATGGAGGAGGCAGCATTTCTATGGCAATCGAAACTGGAACAGTCATAACGTTGTATCGGTATCCGGTCAAGTCGATGAGGGGAGAGGAATTGGCGGCGGCTGAACTGACGGCATATGGCGTGCTCGGTGATCGTGCGTATGCGTTGATCGACAGCGCCGATGGCAAGGCGGCCACCGCGAAGAATCCCGGCAAATGGCCGTTGATGTTCGCGTTCCGCGCCGAGTTCTCTCAGCCTCCCAAGAATGGTACGGCCCTGCCGGCCGTCCGGATCACCTTGCCGGACGGATCGACCGTCAGCACGGCGGCGAGTGACTGCGACCAGGTTCTGTCGCGTGTCTTGAAGCGGACCGTGACGGTGGCGAAGGCCGACCGTGGACGCGTGTCGGGCGTGCAGACTGCGTTGCCAGCCTGGAGTGGAAAGTCCGAGGAGTACAAGCTCGACATGGAAGGGATCGATCAACGCAACAGTGTGCAGGAGTTCACGTTACCGACCGGCACGTTTTTCGACGGTGCCATTGTTCATCTGGTGACCACTGCCACGCTGAACCGCCTTCATGAGCTCTATTCGACCGGCCGCTTCGAGGCCCCGCGCTTCCGTCCGAATGTGGTGGTGGATGCAGGAAAGGGGGAGAGGGGTTTCGTGGAGCAGGGTTGGATCGGTTGGACCGTGACGATCGGCGATGTGAAGCTGAAGGTTACAGGCCCCTGTGCCCGCTGTGTCATGACGACACTCCCGCAAGGCGATCTTCCAAAGGATACGGGGATCTTGAAGACCGCCGTCCAGCATAGCCAGGGCTATGTCGGTGTCTATGCTGCCGTGATCAGCGAAGGCACGATCAGGCGGGGAGATGCGGTGACAATCGGCGGATGAGAACGCGCAGACCGTAGAAAGATGAAAATGAGGACACACGATGGCATCTGGCCGTGGGTCTGCGTTTCGAGACACATCCAGTTTTCATGAGTCTGATCGGGGCTTGCTAGGCGGCACGCTCGTTGTCCGACTCGTTCATGTTCCGGTTCGCGAGACAATGATTCAAGGTGGACTGAATGCTCAATAATTCATCCCGGCCGGTCGGGTTTGATTGGATACATCGGCCAAGCGGGATGCCTGCCGATTCGATCTCAAGGGAAAATTTCTCGATCTCGTCGTCGATCCAGAACCACTCGCGGCCGTTCAGCTTCTGGACGGCCTGCTGGACCCAGACGACTTTGTTCTCGTAGTTCGTCCAGTTGGCATGGTGAAAGGGCGGAGACTCTAAATTGTCTCCAAACTTGTCGCAGCAGAGCACTCTCAAGAGCGAGTGGATCCTTTCCGATTCCCACGATGTCAACCAGATGAGTTCGAAGTGCTCGTGCGCCCACGCCAGCCAGGATTTCACGCCGGGCCGGAGCTGGAATTCTCCCGCATAGTGCCCAAACAGCACTCCGTCGATGTCATGAAACAAGATGGGTACATTTGGCATATAGTTCCTCTGAGAGCAATCTAGCAGAATGGTCTTGATAGCCAATCGAATTCGCCCTTTGCTCCCAATCAAGCCATTCTCGTCGGCATGGAACATTTCCAGGATGGCTGGTCCTTGTTCGAATGCTTTACGATACGCGAGCCTCACGTATGGAGAGCGTATCTTTTGATAGAAATGAAAGAATCCACGATTGCGGCAAGAGCCGTATCCGATAAATGCCGGGATGAGGTTCCAAAACGACGGGGAGGACGCACCCATGATCATGCATCTGGACCATGTAACGGTAGTCGTGCGCGATGTGGCCAAGGCCAAGGAGTTTTTCGCCCTGTTGGGGTTTGCGGAAGAAAAGTCCGTCGTGATCTCAGGTGAAGTGTTTGCCCGCTACATGGGCGTGGACGGGATTGAAGCCGAGCATGTGACCTTGGTGGCGACGCGGTCGTCACCGCGCTTCGAAATCCAGCTGCTGAGGTATCGCCACCCTGAAACGATTCCCGAATCGGATGCCGCGAACCTGGCAAGACTCGGCTATAACCACATCTGTTTTGCCGTGAACGATGTGGACGCCGAGGTGAAGCGCCTCACCATCCAGGGTGTCACGCTCCGCAACGACGTGATGACCTTTCATTCCCGCAAATTGGTCTTTCTTTCAGGCCCCGAAGGCATCACAGTCGAGTTGGCCGAATGGCAAAGTTGAGTGGCGTCCTACCAGCCTAACTGCCAGCGATGTCCGTTTCGCTCTACGAGGGCATCAGCTTCCGGCGGTCCCCACATGCCGGCCGTATAAAAATGCACGTCCTGTTTTTCGGCGATCACGCGGTCGTAGAGTCGCCATGCAGTTTCCGTGAAGTCAGCGCTGACAAACAATGTCTGATCGCCGATCATTACGTCTCGAAGCAATGTCTCGTACGATTCCGGTAACGCGCCGAACGCTTCTTCATAATCGAAATGCAGGGCTCGGTCGCTGAACTGAAACGGCCGCCCCGGTCTTTTGACGGAAAAGCACAGGGAAAATCCTTCGCTCGGTTGCAGCGTGATGAGCAGCTGATTGGGCGACGGACCATCCGCACCGAGGGCCCGGAAGATCTGTGCCGGTGCCTCGCGGAAGGTCACGGCGATCTGGGTCATTTTACGCGGCAGACGTTTTCCTGTGCGGAGGTAGAACGGCACTCCTTTCCATCGCCAATTGTGGATTTCCATCTTCAACGCTACGAATGTTTCCGTCATGGAATCGTCGGGCACGCCGGGTTCTTCGCGATAGCCAGGAATGAGGAGGTTGCCGATCTGCCAGGCCGTATACTGGCCGAACACCACGTCCTCCCGAGAGATCGGCGCCACGGACTGGAGCACCTTTCGCTTCTCGCTTCGAATCGCGCCGGCTTCGAACGAGGACGGCACCTCCATGGCCATGACAGTCAGCAACTGCGTGAGATGATTCTGCACCATGTCACGCAATGCGCCGGATTGGTCGTAGTAGGCGCCGCGACGTTCGACGCCAATGTCCTCCGCCACGGTAATCTGTACGTGGTCGACGGTATCTCGTCTCCACAGCGACTCGAAGATCGGATTGGCAAACCGGAACGCCAAGAGGTTCTGCACCGTTTCTTTGCCCAGATAATGGTCGATGCGATAGATCTGGGATTCATCAAGGTAGCGATGCAACCGATCGTTAAGCGCGTGCGCCGACTGGACGTCGTGGCCGAACGGCTTTTCGAAGACGATGCGAATCCAGCCGTCGCTCTTTAAGAGGGCGGCCTCCGCGAGGCGTTGGATTGTGGTCGGGACGGTATCCGGCGGCAGGGCTAAATAGAATACGCGATTGTGCGGTGTGGCCCGGGCTCGTTCCAGTTCACTGATAAAGCCGGCCAAGGCCTCGTAATCCTGCGCGCTGCCGCTCCCGACGCTTTGATAGTACAGGCAGGCGTCGCACCAGGCACGGAGGTTGTTGTCATGGCGCCAGCCGGCCTTTTGCAGCCCCTCATAGGCCCAGAGACGAAAGGCGTCCGTTCCCATCTCCTGGAGAGAGGCTCCCACAATCGAGAGATCCCGACATTCGAGCCCGCGGTTGCTCAATTGGTAAAGCGCCGGGAGCAGTTTTCGTCTCGTCAGGTCCCCCGTGGCTCCCAGGATAATAAATAAATGAGACTCAACGGTCTGTTCTGCCATTCTCCAGGGCCCTCATTTGGTAACAGCTTCTCTTGCCAGCTTAACAATAGTTCCTGCCCGTGTGCAGGTGTTCTGAAGGGCCATCTGTTTCCTTCTCCCTGCAGTGCTTCATTGCCGACCCCTT
This window harbors:
- a CDS encoding group 1 truncated hemoglobin — its product is MSSQLTYCFVVGGLLLSLGGCSTMESSDRKMTADTKMTTDKSLYERLGGKPAITAVVDDFVGRVAADNRINGKFANANIPRLKTMLVDQVCQASGGPCTYAGRDMKSTHAGMQITGDEFDALVGDLVATLNKFKVGEREKNELLGALGPMKKDIVTSPMTMNRSHGY
- a CDS encoding VOC family protein, giving the protein MIMHLDHVTVVVRDVAKAKEFFALLGFAEEKSVVISGEVFARYMGVDGIEAEHVTLVATRSSPRFEIQLLRYRHPETIPESDAANLARLGYNHICFAVNDVDAEVKRLTIQGVTLRNDVMTFHSRKLVFLSGPEGITVELAEWQS
- a CDS encoding MOSC domain-containing protein; translation: MAIETGTVITLYRYPVKSMRGEELAAAELTAYGVLGDRAYALIDSADGKAATAKNPGKWPLMFAFRAEFSQPPKNGTALPAVRITLPDGSTVSTAASDCDQVLSRVLKRTVTVAKADRGRVSGVQTALPAWSGKSEEYKLDMEGIDQRNSVQEFTLPTGTFFDGAIVHLVTTATLNRLHELYSTGRFEAPRFRPNVVVDAGKGERGFVEQGWIGWTVTIGDVKLKVTGPCARCVMTTLPQGDLPKDTGILKTAVQHSQGYVGVYAAVISEGTIRRGDAVTIGG
- a CDS encoding CPXCG motif-containing cysteine-rich protein, translated to MEHAFICPFCGAEISMVLDLSVHHHTYIEDCEVCCNPLEISYTVENDVLVDFDAKTME
- the zwf gene encoding glucose-6-phosphate dehydrogenase — translated: MAEQTVESHLFIILGATGDLTRRKLLPALYQLSNRGLECRDLSIVGASLQEMGTDAFRLWAYEGLQKAGWRHDNNLRAWCDACLYYQSVGSGSAQDYEALAGFISELERARATPHNRVFYLALPPDTVPTTIQRLAEAALLKSDGWIRIVFEKPFGHDVQSAHALNDRLHRYLDESQIYRIDHYLGKETVQNLLAFRFANPIFESLWRRDTVDHVQITVAEDIGVERRGAYYDQSGALRDMVQNHLTQLLTVMAMEVPSSFEAGAIRSEKRKVLQSVAPISREDVVFGQYTAWQIGNLLIPGYREEPGVPDDSMTETFVALKMEIHNWRWKGVPFYLRTGKRLPRKMTQIAVTFREAPAQIFRALGADGPSPNQLLITLQPSEGFSLCFSVKRPGRPFQFSDRALHFDYEEAFGALPESYETLLRDVMIGDQTLFVSADFTETAWRLYDRVIAEKQDVHFYTAGMWGPPEADALVERNGHRWQLGW
- a CDS encoding SDR family NAD(P)-dependent oxidoreductase; translated protein: MAQRLEGKVAVISGGGRGLGLATARLFAREGASVVIGQRDREEGERAVALIQQDGGRACFVHLDVTQEDMWRHIVSTASQRFGRLDILVNNAGAIQMEGVEDLTQEVWDRTIAVNQTGTWLGMKTAIPAMRKGGGGSIVNVASIAGLIGHGQVFAYQASKGAVVIMTKSAAIQYAREKIRVNTVIPGPADTVMFGSVEPVLAQQVKEQIPLGRIGKPEEVAYGVLYLASDEAAYVTGAELVIDGGFTAQ